The window CGCTGCGCTCGTCGCGGGGGTCCAGCCGGAAGCGTGACAGCTTGTTGATACCGGCCGCGCCCACGAAGTCCTTGCGCATGCGCGCGGTGCCGCAGGCAGCGATGCAGCAGCCGCATTCGATGCAGCGGTCGAGTTCGTGGATTTCCTCGGCCCGCTCGGGTTCCATGCGTTCCTCGAGCCGGTCGATATCTGGTTCTTTGTGCTGATGTACCCAGGTTTCAAGCTTCTCCCCCATCTGGCGCGCCCAGGCGCCGGTATCCACCGAAAGATCGCCGATGAGCTTGAATACCGGCAACGGCGCCAGCGTGATTTCCGGGTCCAGCTTGTTGGTCAGCGTGCGGCAGGCCAGTCCCGGCCGGCCGTTGATGAGCATGCCGCAGCTGCCGCAGATGCCCGCCCTGCAAACGAAATCGAATTGCAGTGACGGAGCCTGTTCATCGCGAATCCGGTTGAGTGCGATAAACAGCGTCATGCCGGGGGCCTCGTCGAGCTGGTAGCGCTCGAAGCGCGGATCCGACGCCGGATCCTGCGGGTTGTGGCGGAGGATTTTTATGGTCAGGCGGCGTGCGCTCCTGTCAGAAATTCCGGTCTGCGTCTCTCTGCGGTTTGCCTGGTCGGACGATTTGTTCATGTTTACATCAGCCGTGCCGGGTTCCGGGGCTGTTCGCCCGCATGGCAGGCTCCTACGGTGCGTGAATTCATTTATCGTGTCTTTTCGACGGGTTCTTCAAGACATTCGTTTTTCTCGCGGTAGCGTTCGGGCAGCTGATGATCGAACGGCATCAGCCGGTTCTGGATCGCGAATCGGTCGGCACCCGAGAGCTGCTCTCGAATCGCGGTGACCTCGCTCAGCCGGGCTTCGGTATCCGGGTGATTGCGATGGTCTGCCTGTCCGTAACCGCGGAAGCCCGGCGGCAACTCCATGCTGGCAACATCGATAGGCTCGTAGTCGACGGCCGGCAGCGTGTCGCCCTCGTCCTTCCAGGTCGTGAGGGTGCGCTTGAGCCAGTTGGCGTCGTCGCGTTGCGGATGGTCTTCGCGCGAATGAGCGCCGCGGCTCTCGGTGCGTTGCCGCGCACCCACAGCCACGCACAGCGCGACCTTGAGCATTTTCTGCAGTCGGTAAGCCCCAACCAGCTCCGGGTTGGCGCCGCGCACGCGGCTTTCCAAGCCGAGACTGCGCGAGCGAACCAGCAGATCTTGCAGTTCGTCGACTGCCTCGTCGAGCTCTGTGCCGGTGCGGAAGATGCCGACCTTGTTGATCATGATCTCTTCCATTCGCCGGCGAATGTCGCTGGCCCGCTCCTTGCCTTTCGAGGTCAGAATTTCGTCCAGCCTGGCCTGCTCCCGTGCATGGAATTCGCGCACCAGCGCAGTGGGAATGCTGATTTCGCTTTCCCCGGATTGACAGAAGTCGGCAATGAATTCCGAGACGATCATGCCGGCGACGATGGTTTCGGCCACCGAGTTGCCGCCCAGCCGGTTGAATCCGTGCAGATCCCAGCAGGCCGACTCGCCGCAGGCGAACAGTCCCTTGAGCGCGGTGCTCTCACCAGTGTGGCGGGTGCGGATGCCGCCCATCGAATAGTGCTGGGTGGGGCGCACCGGAATCCAGTCGACGGCTGGATCGATGCCCAGGAAATAATGGCAGATGTCCTTGACTTCGCGCAGGTTCTTCTCGACGTGCTCGCGGCCCAGCAGGCTGATGTCCAGCCATAGGTGATCGCCGTACGGTGACTTTACGCCCTTGCCCTTGCGCATGTGCTCGGTCATGCGGCGCGATACGACGTCACGCGAGGCCAGCTCCTTCTTCTCCGGCTCGTAGTCGGGCATGAATCTGTGGCCATCGACGTCCCGGAGCACGCCCCCGTCGCCGCGGCAGCCCTCTGTGGTCAGGATGCCGGCCGGCACGATTGCGGTCGGGTGGAATTGCACGGCCTCCATGTTGCCGAGTTCGGCGATGCCGGTTTCCAGTGCGATGCCCATGCCGGTGCCTTCGCAGATGATGCCGTTGGTCGAGACCTTGTAGATCCGGCCATAGCCACCGGTAGCGATCACCGTGGCCTTGGCCACGAACGACGTCAGTTCACCGGTCACCAGGTCGCGGACCACGGCGCCGTAGCAGCGCCCGCCCTCATGAATAAGTGCGAGCGCTTCCTTGCGTTCCATCACCGGGATGCCGTGGGCGATCGACTGGTCGCCCAGTGTAAACAGCATCGCGTGGCCGGTGCCATCGGAGGTGTAGCAGGTGCGCCATTTCTTCGTCCCGCCGAAATCGCGCGCGGTGATCAGGCCGTGCGCCTCGGGCGACTCGGTGATGGTGATCTTTTCGGCATTCACGACCGCTTCCCGATCACCGGATCGGACCCGGTTCCACGGCACGCCCCAGCCGGCCAGTTCGCGCACGGCCTTGGGAGCCGTGTGCACGAACATGCGCGCGACCTGCTGGTCGCAGCCCCAGTCCGAGCCCTTGACCGTGTCCTCGAAGTGAACGTCCTCGTTGTCGCCGCGTCCCATGGCGCTATTGGCCAGGCTGGCCTGCATGCCGCCCTGGGCCGCGGCCGAGTGCGAGCGCTTGGCCGGCACCAGGCTGAGCACGACGGTATCCAGGCCGCGTCTTTTCACACCTATAGCGGTGCGCAAGCCCGCCAGGCCGCCGCCGATGACGAGTACGTCGGTATAGACCAGCTTCATCGGCGGG is drawn from Banduia mediterranea and contains these coding sequences:
- a CDS encoding fumarate reductase iron-sulfur subunit — its product is MNKSSDQANRRETQTGISDRSARRLTIKILRHNPQDPASDPRFERYQLDEAPGMTLFIALNRIRDEQAPSLQFDFVCRAGICGSCGMLINGRPGLACRTLTNKLDPEITLAPLPVFKLIGDLSVDTGAWARQMGEKLETWVHQHKEPDIDRLEERMEPERAEEIHELDRCIECGCCIAACGTARMRKDFVGAAGINKLSRFRLDPRDERSDEDFYELIGNDDGVFGCMALLGCNDVCPKELPLQTQLAFMRRKMAKFG
- a CDS encoding fumarate reductase flavoprotein subunit, yielding MKLVYTDVLVIGGGLAGLRTAIGVKRRGLDTVVLSLVPAKRSHSAAAQGGMQASLANSAMGRGDNEDVHFEDTVKGSDWGCDQQVARMFVHTAPKAVRELAGWGVPWNRVRSGDREAVVNAEKITITESPEAHGLITARDFGGTKKWRTCYTSDGTGHAMLFTLGDQSIAHGIPVMERKEALALIHEGGRCYGAVVRDLVTGELTSFVAKATVIATGGYGRIYKVSTNGIICEGTGMGIALETGIAELGNMEAVQFHPTAIVPAGILTTEGCRGDGGVLRDVDGHRFMPDYEPEKKELASRDVVSRRMTEHMRKGKGVKSPYGDHLWLDISLLGREHVEKNLREVKDICHYFLGIDPAVDWIPVRPTQHYSMGGIRTRHTGESTALKGLFACGESACWDLHGFNRLGGNSVAETIVAGMIVSEFIADFCQSGESEISIPTALVREFHAREQARLDEILTSKGKERASDIRRRMEEIMINKVGIFRTGTELDEAVDELQDLLVRSRSLGLESRVRGANPELVGAYRLQKMLKVALCVAVGARQRTESRGAHSREDHPQRDDANWLKRTLTTWKDEGDTLPAVDYEPIDVASMELPPGFRGYGQADHRNHPDTEARLSEVTAIREQLSGADRFAIQNRLMPFDHQLPERYREKNECLEEPVEKTR